The following proteins are encoded in a genomic region of Pseudodesulfovibrio mercurii:
- the dsrM gene encoding sulfate reduction electron transfer complex DsrMKJOP subunit DsrM, with the protein MNALYSLLFVFLLVLIPLFGVDAAHMRTFFGVCIPTTAFIIFVLGFIYKVVTWGRSAVPFRIPTTGGQFQSFDPELFKQNKLDCPQTGAQTFFRMVLEIFAFRSLFRNTSVSLYEGKDYPVVAYKSSKWLWLFAITFHYSFFIIALRHLRLFLEPIPFLPVGALEFVDGILQIGAPVMYLSDLGLVAGVLLLLSRRLILPRINYISYVSDYFPLFLILSIALSGIYMRYYAKVDVIAIKELTMGLVTFHYVVPEAITVSFFIHVFLVSVLMIYFPFSKLMHMPGVFLSPTRNLPNDSRAKHHVNPWNDPNIKAHPYAEYEEEFGVPMAEAGLPLDNPANGVPHDETKA; encoded by the coding sequence ATGAATGCTCTTTACTCACTTCTGTTCGTCTTTCTCCTGGTGTTGATCCCGTTGTTCGGGGTTGATGCGGCACACATGAGGACTTTCTTCGGTGTCTGCATCCCGACGACGGCGTTCATCATCTTCGTTCTCGGCTTTATTTATAAAGTCGTCACCTGGGGCCGGAGCGCCGTGCCGTTCCGCATCCCCACAACCGGCGGCCAGTTCCAATCCTTCGATCCCGAGCTGTTCAAGCAGAACAAGCTGGACTGTCCCCAGACCGGAGCCCAGACCTTCTTCCGCATGGTCCTGGAGATTTTCGCCTTCCGCTCCCTGTTCAGGAACACCTCCGTGTCCCTGTACGAAGGCAAGGACTACCCCGTGGTGGCCTACAAATCGAGCAAGTGGCTGTGGCTCTTCGCCATCACCTTCCACTACTCCTTTTTCATCATCGCCCTGCGGCACCTGCGCCTGTTCCTCGAACCGATCCCGTTCCTCCCGGTGGGCGCGCTCGAGTTCGTGGACGGCATCCTGCAAATCGGCGCTCCGGTCATGTACCTGAGCGACCTCGGCCTGGTGGCGGGCGTGCTCCTGCTCCTGAGCCGCAGGCTGATCCTCCCCAGGATCAACTACATCTCCTACGTCTCGGACTACTTCCCGCTGTTCCTGATCCTGTCCATCGCCCTGTCGGGCATCTACATGCGCTACTACGCCAAGGTCGATGTCATCGCGATCAAGGAGCTGACCATGGGATTGGTGACGTTCCACTACGTCGTCCCCGAGGCCATCACCGTGTCCTTCTTCATCCACGTCTTCCTGGTCAGCGTGCTCATGATCTACTTCCCGTTCAGCAAGCTCATGCACATGCCGGGCGTGTTCCTGTCCCCGACGAGAAACCTGCCGAACGACTCGCGCGCCAAGCACCACGTGAACCCCTGGAACGATCCGAACATCAAGGCCCATCCCTACGCGGAATACGAAGAGGAGTTCGGCGTGCCCATGGCCGAGGCCGGCCTGCCGCTGGACAATCCCGCAAACGGCGTCCCGCACGACGAGACCAAGGCCTAG
- the dsrK gene encoding sulfate reduction electron transfer complex DsrMKJOP subunit DsrK, whose amino-acid sequence MSVIPKADELFKSIDYNPPLTGWMETPVDFSPGHWCYPAKPEKIAYMDKELPGLWGEPRQWLPSDADWKLPPNWKETVVNGFRERLKKFRTLQLFMDICVRCGACADKCHYFIGSGDPKNMPVLRAELMRSVYRGEFTLAGKIMSKFTGSRVMEEHVLKEWFIYFYQCTQCRRCSLFCPYGIDTAEMTMMARELMHLVGLNTNWIMEPVSNCNITGNHLGIQPHAFKDIVDFMVDDIEEVTGRRVKAPLNEKGHEILFITPSGDVFADPGIYTFMGYLLLFDYLDLDYTLSTYASEGGNFGSFTNNEVMKKLNAKMYAEAERLGCKWILGGECGHMWRVVHQYMDTMNGDNQWSGMTTPKSPITGTVFNNAAATKMLHITEFTADLIKHNKLKLDPSRNDHLRVTFHDSCNPARGMGLLEEPRYVLKHVCNNFFEMPPATIREQTFCCAGGSGLNTDEIMEIRLRGGLPRGNALRYVQEKHGVNLMACICAIDRATLIPLADYWAPGVTIAGTHELVANALVLEEGEVRTMDMRQEPLPGFEDEEDDWTPPTKEDA is encoded by the coding sequence ATGTCCGTCATTCCCAAAGCAGACGAGCTCTTCAAGAGCATAGATTACAATCCGCCGCTGACCGGCTGGATGGAAACCCCGGTGGACTTCTCGCCCGGCCATTGGTGCTACCCCGCCAAGCCCGAGAAGATCGCCTACATGGACAAGGAGCTGCCCGGCCTGTGGGGCGAGCCGCGCCAGTGGCTGCCCTCCGACGCCGACTGGAAGCTGCCCCCGAACTGGAAGGAGACCGTGGTCAACGGCTTCCGCGAGCGGCTCAAGAAGTTCCGCACCCTGCAGCTGTTCATGGACATCTGCGTGCGCTGCGGCGCCTGCGCCGACAAGTGCCACTACTTCATCGGCTCCGGCGATCCCAAGAACATGCCCGTGCTGCGCGCCGAACTGATGCGTTCGGTCTATCGCGGCGAGTTCACCCTGGCCGGCAAGATCATGAGCAAGTTCACCGGCTCGCGGGTCATGGAGGAGCACGTCCTGAAGGAGTGGTTCATCTACTTCTACCAGTGCACCCAGTGCCGCCGCTGCTCCCTGTTCTGCCCCTACGGCATCGACACCGCCGAGATGACCATGATGGCCAGGGAGCTCATGCACCTGGTCGGCCTGAACACCAACTGGATCATGGAGCCGGTCTCCAACTGCAACATCACCGGCAACCACCTCGGCATCCAGCCCCACGCCTTCAAGGACATCGTGGACTTCATGGTCGACGACATCGAGGAGGTCACCGGCCGGAGGGTCAAGGCGCCCCTGAACGAGAAGGGCCATGAGATCCTGTTCATCACCCCGTCGGGCGACGTGTTCGCCGACCCGGGCATCTACACCTTCATGGGCTACCTGCTCCTGTTCGACTACCTCGACCTGGACTACACCCTGTCCACCTACGCCTCCGAGGGCGGCAACTTCGGCTCGTTCACCAACAACGAGGTCATGAAGAAGCTCAACGCCAAGATGTACGCCGAGGCCGAACGCCTGGGCTGCAAATGGATCCTCGGCGGCGAGTGCGGCCACATGTGGCGCGTGGTGCACCAGTACATGGACACCATGAACGGCGACAACCAGTGGTCCGGCATGACCACCCCGAAGTCGCCCATCACCGGCACGGTCTTCAACAACGCCGCGGCCACCAAGATGCTGCACATCACCGAGTTCACGGCCGACCTGATCAAGCACAACAAGCTGAAGCTCGACCCGAGCCGCAACGATCACCTGCGCGTGACCTTCCACGACTCCTGCAACCCGGCCCGCGGCATGGGCCTGCTCGAGGAGCCGCGCTACGTGCTCAAGCACGTGTGCAACAACTTCTTCGAGATGCCCCCGGCGACCATCCGCGAGCAGACCTTCTGCTGTGCGGGCGGCTCCGGCCTGAACACCGACGAGATCATGGAAATCCGCCTGCGCGGCGGCCTGCCCCGCGGCAACGCCCTGCGCTACGTGCAGGAAAAGCACGGCGTCAACCTGATGGCCTGCATCTGCGCCATCGACCGGGCGACCCTGATCCCGCTGGCCGATTACTGGGCTCCCGGCGTGACCATCGCAGGCACCCACGAGCTGGTCGCCAACGCCCTGGTCCTCGAAGAGGGCGAGGTCCGC